Part of the Aquila chrysaetos chrysaetos chromosome 6, bAquChr1.4, whole genome shotgun sequence genome, AGGATCAGAGAGGGGATGGAGTAGACCCTCTCCTATTTTAGCAGAGCCACGTCACCACTTGCTTAATTTCTCACGCTGGGAAGAGCCTTTGCAGCACAGCTAGGTCACGTCTGCCCCAGGGGACGTGGGGCTGCCTCCCTGTCCACCCCTGCTGCCCCTCCACCTCTCCCGATTCCCACCTATTTCCTCCTCTCCGCACCCCCGCTGCGCTGGCTCCTctgctcacccccccccccccccccaacctgctGACTCACATCCTCTCTCCAGACACCACCATCCCTTGGCCTGGCTCCCTGCAAAGCGCTTCGTGACTCAGTGTTGCTCAGCCGGAGGCCGCAGGTGCAGGTAGCTGGGCTCCAACACCCCTCTCGAAGCCCCTCCAAGGAACCAACTGCGATGCTTCCAAAAGGTGCTGCTTTCTCCCTTGCCAACGTGCTTGGGGCTGGGGCCGTACTGCCACCGTAAACCCCCCTGGCCTGGACTTCTCTTTCCCCAGGTCCTGGATGCACCTGGGAGGAGCTTTGTGCACTTTGGGTTTCTTCCCTGCTCACTGCCCTCCCCAGACACAGGGATGCTCTGGATGGAGCCCCAAACCTTGCCCCTGCTGCCGTCTCCTCACTGGTGCCGAGGCAAGGGGTGCCAGGGAGACAGTGTCCTGGTGCTGCTCCTGCCCGGCTGTACACTGAGACCTTGGGCCAGGCTCTGctgagggcaggggctgggcagcGGAGAGGACTGGATTAATGCACTAATGCCAGATTACGCTCTAATGCAGGACTTCTGATGAGGGAGTGGCACCCGGTCCAGCCCGGGGGGCACTCACTCACTGGGGCAGGCTCCCCATGACTGCGCTGGGCCACAGCTTGGTGCTGCCTGGCTGTCCCCCAAGGAGCTTGGTCCTCAGGGGTGACACAGGACCGTGAGACAGGCAGGGGACACAGCACAGTGTAACCTCCATGCTCAGCAATCAGCAGGCTGGAAGTAATGGCCCAGCCTAGGCAGCCCTGgccctccctctgctctgctgggctcCATGGCAGGAGGATTAACTATCACAGCAGGGCTCCAAGGCATCTGGGTCCCCTTCCCCACCTGTCCCAGCTTCTTGGCACAGAGCTGTGATCCTCAGTCCCATACCCACCAGCCAGACAATGCCAAAACCACATTTCGGCTACAGGGGGGGCCAAACTGTCTGCTGTCCCACCTCCTTCAGTCTCATGCCTGCCACTGGGCTACCCTGGGCACAGGCAGAACTCAAAGCCTCTTGCAGGTTCCCACCCAAGCCTGGATGCGTCCCCCATCAGCTGAGACCCTGAGGCAGCTGTCCTGCCCCTCCCTGGGTACAAGTAACTCATCAGCCAATTTAGTCTAGGACCCCTCATGCTTTCTCTGCCATTTGCTGCCATCTCCCTGGGTCACTTTGTCCACATCTTCCCCCCTAGACAACCCACCAGCAGCTGTGACCGAAGTGCCATGGAACAGCGAGGGGACCAGAAACCTGCACCCACAAGTCATCCCCAATTCAGCAGAGCAGCAACAGCCCGAAGCTGTGATGGAGCCAGCGTCCGAGTAGCTCccacagaggcagaagagagacCTCCCACTTCCATCTGCCTTGAGGAACATGTTATCCGTCATCCTCGCAGCCGAATGGAGGAGAAGGGCTTGTGCAGAAAGCCGGGCTGAGGCAGGTCCTGTGCCAGCCACGTGGGCGCCGGGTCTGCATCATCCGGAGCAGTTTCCTCCCCATGGAGTAGCTCCGAGTCACTCTGGGGGATGCTGCCAACTCTTAATAGCAAGAGCACAGCTTCCCCGCTGTTTGTCCAGCAGGAGAAGGCACGGCTtgccaggctggctgctccagctgcccttTGCTCCTCCATGTCCCAGTGCCACAGCCAGCACATCCAGTGCATGGAATTTGCTCTGCAGACAAAGCAGCAGGGCAAGGGAAGTCCCACAGAGCTGTTGCTCCATGATCTCCAGGCAGAACCCCCCCTTTCAAGGGTGACTATGTATCCTGGGGACCCACTGCCACCCAGGgtgcctccagcagccccaTGCACTCTTAGGGAGCAAGAGAAGGATGCTATGGCCTGAGAAGAGACCTCCCTGTGGCAGGAGGGGCTGAACCAACTGCAGGCTGCACCATGCAGGTTGTGcccacctcccctgctgcaacaTGGGCTAGAGGCATGATGGGGCATCCACTGTGAGGCATAGAGAGGAGAAGTGTTGTTGCTGGAGGAATTTCAAGCTAGGAAAGAGCTGTGATTCTTCACCAAGGCCCTGTGGTGATGGATCCCTGACTTGGCCCTGCTGCTCTACCGCTGAGTCCCAAACCCAGTGTGAATCCCCCATCTCTGCAACACCAGACACTGCTGGGCCCTGCAGCTGGCAGCGAGAGGGGCTTCCCAGCCCCTCCTGAGAAGATCTCACCCCCTCACTGCTCCTCAGAGAGCACCAGGTGGCTGCAGGGATCACAAGTTTGGGAACAAGATCTCTCCATCCCCCTACTGCTGCCCCATAGCTGGCTTCTGAGCCCAGACCCCTGTGGCAttgtgcagcagcacaggggtcTGGCAGGCTAAAGCACACAGCTGTTGAGAGAGGAAAATGCTGAGCTCCCAAGCCTGTCTGAGGATTCCCACCCTCAGTACCCGCCCCTGCTTGTGTCCCCCCTGTCCCCCACCCTTGCCTTGGGGGGAGCAGGATGCTCCCAGGCAAGGTAAGGTTAGTGGTCCCCCTGCCTCGCTCCCCCCAGCAGCTGTACAAGGTTCTCTGGGGGAGGGAAAACCAGACATCTCTCCCCTCAGTAAGGCTCTGGCTGAGCCGACGATGCATATTTAAATGCACGGGAGCATCTAAGCTCGTCTCTCATTCCTTGACATTTCCAGAGACTCCAAGCTGTCTTCAATTACCAGTCTGCAATTAGCTCTTCCTAAATCCCCCAATGAGGCCTAGCACTCTTAATCAATGAAACacaagggaggaggggaaggacaTGGCCTCGCTGCAGctggaagcattttaaaaggctgGGGCTTGAGGCTGGTAGGACCCTGAGGGTGTCTCTAAGGGGATCTGCAGGGTGGGAAACCTCCACCAGTGCTGGCAGGTTATTCAGTTCTAGAGACAAGACTCTATAAAGTCCCATGGGTGGGGGTAGGGAGTCACTAGACAAACCCCCCCTGGCTCAGGGTGAAGACAACTGGTACCAATGGCTTGGGTGTTACCCTGTCTGCAGACCCTTCTTGCTGGCTTGTGGCATGCTGCTTCATGTcaccatgcctcagtttccctctccACAAAATGCTGATAGGGGAGAGTCAGGGCTCACCCAGCAGCCCCATAGGAGCTCTAAGGGTCCAATTCCACCCCTGTTTAAGCCAGAGTAAGGACTACTaccttccccagcacaagaTGTGGACATGGCCAAATTTGGGGTGGGTCATGAGTATGTTTTGGCCCAGACAGCTCACCACAAGGTCACATGAATGTCAATCTGAAGGCACAGACAGGAGCACCCATTAGGGAcatggaggagaggagcagcacaGGTCTCAGTGGGTTTACGCAGCCACAGAAAAGCCTTGCACAGCACCCTGCCAGGTCAGCCCTCGTCACAGGGACATCTGTGCTGTCTTCCTGGCGGCACAGCTTTGCCTGAATGAGCCAGATTGGGCCTAATTAGCAGCTCTGCTGATGCACACAAAGGTAGAGAGAATCCAGCTTACCCTCCATGAcctgcagagccagcacagcTCTTCCTGGCTGAGGAGAGCCCAAGCACCGGGCTCAGAGGGACTGGGAAGCACTGGATGCAGATCCCAACCAGAGAGTGTGTACTGTGGATCCTGCTGAAGAAGCCTCAGCAAATTCAGAAGCCTGAAGCATAGCAACCAGCTATGAGAAAGGCAAagccttccccttctctgcccctctccctggGGGTCTGCAGAAGCACAGGGCTGGTAACTGGGCTAGCAACACAGCTCCCacagcctgctgctggcagggaagggagcctggccctgcagagcagagacagggaggaaggaggtgaGGGGGGGTGGCTttaggcagggaaaaaaaaaaatggaggtgACATGGGCTGTGGGATCCTGGTTAAATTCAGTGCAGTAGACAGGCATCAGGCATTTCCATCTGGAATGGAGGAGGCCAGGAGAGCTCACAGGAAGCCAAGGGGCACTCAGGTGGACCAGGACTGGCCTTGGGCACAACAAACAGGAGTGAAATTCTGACCCCCAACTCATACCAGGGAGTAAAACCCCCTCTGATAACCAgccccaacccccatccctcttggggaggaaagggggcaTGACTGGGAGCTTGGGGTGCCCCCCCAATCCCCCTTGCACCCCACAGCCCAGCAAGTCCAGGGAGCCACCACCAGGCCCATCCAGGCCGCCTCTTTATTCTCTAGTGAAGCAAAGCAAGAGGAGAGGGGACCCCTCCCATAGCAGGCCCCCTCCCCCTGGGCTCCCTAGGCCTCCTCTGGCACAGACCCCTTTCCGCGCAGCAAGCCAAGGTGGGGGGGCATCTCCCCACCGGGACCCTGTTTCGGGGGGCccatcggggggggggggggtttacccgcgggaagggggggggggcgcccccccccccccagcggctCGAACAAAGGGGCAAGCGGGCGGCTCCCGCGGGGTGAGGAGCAGCGTCGCCCatgcccgggggggggggggggccgcatCCCccacgcggggggggggggggggggagacagcGCCCACGACATGAAAGCCCGCGGCCCCCCTGGCCttgcccgccccccccccgcctttgtCTGCTCAGCCGCGGCGGCTCCAGCACCACGGACAGCTccggggccggcggcgcggagccCGGTTctgcccgcggcgggggggCTCGTTCACATGCACCGTCTGCCCGAGGCCCCCGCAGCACCCAGGAgaccccctcccgcccccccgtACCCTCTTGCCCCGGATCCccagttccatttttttttcccctttcttctagAGAAAACGTATCCAGGAGCCTCCGCTCCTCGGCagcctccccccctccccatggcGCAGGCGGGAGggacacacgcacacagagacaccccccccccccctccggtgTTCTCCGCCGTCTCGGTGTCGCGGAGCGCAGCCCCCAGCTGGGGTagaagggggggcggggagcggccggATCCGGAGCAGGGAGGGTCCAGGCAGCGTCTCCGTGGAGCtggcggccggggaggggggaaggcgAGGaggatgcggggggggggggggtggggggatccgGCAGTCCTTCGCCTCCCCCGCCCCTCGGTGCGCAGCCCCTTCCGCCCCCGGCGCCGGGGGCCCGGTACCTCCCTAACGGTCCAGGCTGATCGTCCAGTGCTTGGACCCATCTCCGCCCTCGCCCTCGCTCTTGAGGTCCTGGAAGAGTTGCGTGAAGTAGTGCGGGTCCGCGTTGATTCGCAGCATCTTGGCGCTGAGGCGCTGGATGATGCCCAGGCAGCGCTCCCAGAAGCGCCCCTTGTCACCCTCCACCAGGAAGGGCTTGAGCGGGTAGGAGATCTCGTTGCCCATGTAGGAGTAGGCGAGATAGAGGCAGGTGAGGAAGGCGGCCTGCAGCTCGGCCTGGCTCCCGATGTCTTCGCCCCGCAGCGCTTCCCGGCACAGCAGGTAGACGAACACCAGGTTGGCTGGGGTGATGAAGCCCTggtcctgccagccctgcagcagcagcgagcGGTCCACGCTGCGGAACCAGGAGATGAGCTCGCCGGGGCTCAGCTCCTTCAGCCGGTAGCAGCGGCGGCACACGAAGTCCCCCAAGCAGCGCAGCAGCTCGCCGGTGGACGCCTGCACCACCACCCGGCGCGGGGACCCCGGGGCGCGGCTGCCGgccggcggcggtggcggcggcggcttGCCCCCGCCGGAGCCCGGGTGCAGCTCCTGCGGCGCCGAGGGCACGGTGGGCACCGGCACGGCCAGCGGGCCCTGCTTGGCGCCGTCGGCCGACCCCACCACCGACTTGCGCAAGTTCTCGCGGTTGCGCTGCACCACCAGCGGGTCGGGCTGGCCCGGGGCCCCCCCCGGGGGCCCGCCGCCGGGCTTCGGCGTCACCTTCTTGGTGCTCTTCTTCTTCTTGGCCGAGGCGGCCACCAGCCGCTTCCAGGTGAGCGCCGAGATGAGCACGCTGGGGCGCTTCAGCCGGCTCTCGCCCTTGCCCGGCACCCTTCCCGGCGCCTTCTCGGCcagcagccccccgccgccgccgcccttgcccgaggaggcggcgggggagagggagagcacCGTGCCCATGCTAACGCCGAGCGGGACGGGCGTGCGGGGGCCGGGGCGCCGGCACCGCCCATAGgaggccgggggctgcgggggagGCGGCCCGCACCGGGGCCGCGGTGCCCGAGGATGCTCCGCCGCGCCCGCTCTGGGCTCCGCGCCCGCCGCTGCAGCcagccgcggccccgccgctccccgcctcTCCGCAGCCAGCCAATCGCCGCCGCACGGGCACCCGGTGCggcccgccccctccccggtgggcggcgggggtggggggggagcccggcgcggcgcggcgcggctctgtcgggcggccgccgccccgACGTGACCTTCACCGATGGGGGTCTCGCCCGGTGCTcccgccggggcggggaggcTGGCGCCCGCGATGCTGTCCCAGCCCTTCAGCCCTCTGTGTTAGGGACGTGGGGAGGCGGCAGGACGCGGCGGGGTGAGCCCCGAGGACAGGGGGCACAGGAAGGGTCTGGGGGGGGCTTCTGAACTTGGCCGCTCTCATCCGGGTCTTGCTCTGTATTCTTACCTGCAGCGCGAGGGATGAACATTCCCAGACTGGCAGAGCCCCCTCCAAAATGGTGCTAGGGGGACACAGTGGGGAAGAAGAGCCCTGGGAAATGCCAGAGGGGAGAATGAGGAAAGGTGAAGGTCAAGAAGACTGTGAGTGTGTGCTGGGGGGCAGCTGGAGAAGGCTTGGGGCTGGGGAAAGGCTGGCTGTCAGTCGACAATTGCCATGAAGGGCTTGGCAAGAGAGCCCCAGCTCTCGTGAGAACTAGCCTGACCCTGGGCACAGCTCTGTAAGGAGTCAGGAGGCACCCAGCCTGGGGAGAGCACCCCCAGCACCTGCTGTGCAAGCGTTGGGTCCCCCACCCACCCTGCCTCTTCCCACTCAGTCCTGGAGGGGAGACTTACCATCACACTGACAGTCACCAGCATCGGGCCAAAGTCAGGGACCttggagaaaggggaaggggcCTCCTCCAGGTCCCCAAGGCAAGaccagccagccctgctgcccaggGCTCCCAGAGCCCTCAGGGGACGAGGGAAGAGATGCTGCACTTCTGCATCATTGCAAAATGGTATGCGATAAACCAGCCATGTGCACACAGGCTGCTTCTCCCTCTCCGGGTCCAAGCATGCTGTGGATGAAACCTGCACCCTCTGcttgctgcctccctgcccatTGCAGGAAGATCCAACTTGTATTTCTCATGAGCTGGAGGACAGATCCTGCAGCTCTGATTGCTACAGCGGGTGCCAGGCATCCTTTGGGAACAAAATGCCCCAATTGCTAGGACTGCTCCTCCATGTAAAGCACCAGGAAAGGCAGCTGGGAAAGGTTTCAGGGAGAACGTCTCAATGATGCATTTTGATACAGCATTTTATGTGTGAAATGAACACATGTCAATGCCAGGATGTAGCTGCTGCCGGATGGATCCAGGCTAACAGGCGGTAATGAATTATCAACCAGGAGGAGCTAAGCCAGCCCCCCCGCTTCCTCCTGCACTGCTGATGCTGGAGGTGTTTGCGATGAAAGCGCAGGCTCAGAGCTGGGTTTCAGACTTCCAGCCGGGCCTCCTGATGCCTGGGGCTGACGTGCCACATCTGggggcagggcagaggctgtGCCCTCTGTGCCGTGGCAGGGAAGAGGGGCAAAGTCCCATTCCCACTTATCCCGCACTGTGGCCAGCGACATCCTGCTGTTTCCTTGCAGGAGGCTGCAGTGGGATCTGCAAAGAAcatgcacatgtgcacacagaCCCCCAAACACAGAGGTTCACTTTGGGCGTGGCCAGAATCCAAGTGGATCTGGGCCAGCATCACCTACCCAAGGCCAGCTTAGGCTGGGCTGAAGTAACCAGGAGGATTTGGTAAAGGGGTACaaatacagaggaagaaaatcaggaCAAGGTTCCTAATAATTAAGTCAGCACCTTTAGATATACAGAGCTGGCTTCAACCTAGCTAAGAAGATGGAGGAGCCCTAGGGAGGGGATAGGAAGGAGCTTGCAGTCTTTGCTCTCTGCATGTTTGAGGATGGGCTGATTTTCTGGTGTGCAAACATGGTCTCATCAGAAATGCACAGCTGAATTTTGCAGGTGAGGAAGCAGAGACCTTCCTGCGTACTGCTTGCTCCTGCTGGAGTAAAATTGCTCTCACATTGCTTCATCTGAAACACATGAAGCCACCCCCACCCTGTGTGAGCTCTCCCAAATTGGCTTCCCCGAACTCATTAAGAAGGGCTATTTGTACGCAACAGTGATGAGCTAGGCTTTGCAGCCTTTTACACAGAGGACGGGGCCAGAGAactcccctgcctcccccagctgGGCTTGCGGTTACCAGCACCGAGCAGCTCCGTGTGTGTGCACACCTCCTACCGCTCCCAGGAGGGGAGTTTTGGCTGAAGCCTGTTTAAAAATCCAGCCCAGGGCTGTTCAGTGATGCAGCTTGAGGACTCGGCTGtgagcagcagaagagctccAGGGCCAGTTACTCCTCTcttgcctgcagctgcctgtgtcctgctgctggagcagctctgagGTGGAGGAGGTGAGTGAGCCCATAGTCCTTTCCCAAGCCAgcgctgctggcagcagcaagggCTTCCTGCAAGCACTGGGGAATTACCCAAGCCCTACAAGAACAGCAGGATGTTTCTTATGCAGGTAAAGAAGCAGCTTAGCAGTTTACCTGGGAGGCAGCCACTCTTCCACGTGAAAGAGgaggatttccccccccccccttcagttttacttttcagGCTCCAGCCCTGAGGCTGGCAGGCAATGATATAGCACAAGCTATATCCTTGGGGCCATCTCTGCTTGGCTCTTTCTTTAGGTCTCGGTTGTAAACGGCCAGTCGGCAGGGAAAGGCACAAAGCAAGAGGGGACACAGcattccccttccccagggaaTTGGGGTTCCCACCCCAGGTGGCTGGAACGATGTGCCCTTGGATGCAAGGGAAGAATGGAGTAGGGCTCCAGGCACGGTCAGTCTCAAAGCTGCTCTTGGGCTTCTCCCCTTGGCCAAGTCTTCAGCTGTTGGTGGTGTGGCTTTGCCAGGACACTGTTGGCATACACAGATCCCCTGCTACTAAGCATCACTCTAGCCAGGACAACGCATACCTCAGGTACATGCTAGCACCAACCAAGGGATGGTTTCTTTTTCAGGCCCCTACTTTCAGCTGTATAAAGGGGTATCCCTGTCCTCAATCAAGGGTGTTCCAGATGGGGAGTTGGAGCACTCTGGTACCCAGCACAGCTGGTTGggctccagggatggagacaggCAGGAGGCAGGAAGAGAGCAGCCCCAGGGGAGAGAAGCAGGGGTAAACCCAGGCAGTACTGTGCAAAGGCTCAAAAAGAGCTAGTGTTGACCTGCAGGAACCACACAGTTCCCTGcgggcacctggcagccagcctcGCACTCTGCTCCACCCGAGCTGAGCCTCCcactgcacagagctgtgcagctctgcctgcctggtgcAGGTGGGAACGTGGGGCAAGTCAGGCCTTGGTGAAGTCCATGCCAACCCTCACATCCTCTCCAAGCTGTCTCTGCATGACACTGCCATGCTGGGGCTGTGGCTCAGAAACGCACAAGCtcccagcctggggcagggcagcTCTCCCGGCACACCCAGGACATGAAAAGGCATTTTGGAGGGTCCTGGGCCCCCTAGTCTGATCCCAGCTCCCCTGCAGGCTGCCAAGCTATTGAGCATAGGCTTTGTGAGGGGTCTTGGCTGAAAGCAGCTGGCAGCTCCCCCTGCCCACTCCAGAATGATGAATGAGCGTGTGTTCGCTGGCTGGCTGGAGCTGTTCTTTAATAGCTCACTTGCTGTGCCGTGGTCTGTCTGCACTGGCAAAGACAGGCAGGGAAAAGGACTGTCGCCCTGGCAGCGGCTGGCAAGCCAGCTTCTGCGCTGTGCTGCTTTACCCGCGGAGACGGAGCTCATAGTCTTGGTACATCCCAGTGAGCAGGTCTGACAGTTCTGGTGCTCCCCCTCCCAAGCCCGTACAGCAGGCAGGCAACCTCCAGCAGAGCTCCTGCCTcagccagcagccctggggctgggaagC contains:
- the CDK5R2 gene encoding cyclin-dependent kinase 5 activator 2; this encodes MGTVLSLSPAASSGKGGGGGGLLAEKAPGRVPGKGESRLKRPSVLISALTWKRLVAASAKKKKSTKKVTPKPGGGPPGGAPGQPDPLVVQRNRENLRKSVVGSADGAKQGPLAVPVPTVPSAPQELHPGSGGGKPPPPPPPAGSRAPGSPRRVVVQASTGELLRCLGDFVCRRCYRLKELSPGELISWFRSVDRSLLLQGWQDQGFITPANLVFVYLLCREALRGEDIGSQAELQAAFLTCLYLAYSYMGNEISYPLKPFLVEGDKGRFWERCLGIIQRLSAKMLRINADPHYFTQLFQDLKSEGEGGDGSKHWTISLDR